GCTGGGCGGAGCGAAATCTTTGACGGCCACTTCCGGCCCGGGATTTTCGCTGAAGCAAGAAAACATCGGCTACGCAATCATGTCGGAGACTCCGTGCGTCATCATCGACGTGCAGCGCGGCGGTCCGTCGACGGGCGCGCCAACGGCTCCGGCTCAATCGGATATTATGCAGGCCCGATGGGGAACGCACGGCGACCATTCGATCATCGCGCTGACGCCCGGCTATCCGCAGGAAGTCTATCGCGAAACTGTACGCGCATTTCATTTGGCGGAGAAATTCAGGACTCCGGTTATGGTTTTGATCGACGAGGTCATCGCCCACACGACCGAGAGTTTTGATATTCCGACGGAAGAAGAGTTGGATCCGATTCATCCGCGGAGCTGGTATCAAGAGCAGTTCCAGAAGAACAGCTTTCGCCCGTTTTATGATTTTTATCAGGGCAAGCATATTCACATCACGGGTCTTTCTCATACAGAGAAAGGGTTGCCGACGACGACTCCGGCAATTATTCAGCAAGGGATTGAACATCTCGTGAATAAGATTGATCTGAATCAACCTGAGATGGAACGCAACGAAACCTACATGCTGGACGATGCGGATATTGCGTTGATTTCGTGGGGTTCTCCGGGGCGCGCCTCTAAGGTGGCGGTGGATATGGCCCGGGCCGAAGGCATTAAGGTGGGCCTGCTGCGAATCATCACTTTCTGGCCGTTCCCGAAAA
This region of Calditrichota bacterium genomic DNA includes:
- a CDS encoding 2-oxoacid:acceptor oxidoreductase subunit alpha, with translation MNSNRVFWAGNETVAEAAVRAGCNFYAGYPITPSSEIAAILSLRLPQTGGVFLQMEDEIAAMGAVVGASLGGAKSLTATSGPGFSLKQENIGYAIMSETPCVIIDVQRGGPSTGAPTAPAQSDIMQARWGTHGDHSIIALTPGYPQEVYRETVRAFHLAEKFRTPVMVLIDEVIAHTTESFDIPTEEELDPIHPRSWYQEQFQKNSFRPFYDFYQGKHIHITGLSHTEKGLPTTTPAIIQQGIEHLVNKIDLNQPEMERNETYMLDDADIALISWGSPGRASKVAVDMARAEGIKVGLLRIITFWPFPKNTIRELVDNVKAVIVPEMNLGMLRLEVERAAMRRDVQLTGVNNVGGVPIEPQHIMDKILEVHRGL